One Streptomyces sp. 840.1 genomic window, GGACCTGCTCGGGCCCGAGGGCGGATTCGGCCGCGACGGCGAGCACCCGGCGCCGTTGGCCTTCGATCACGCGCGGATCCTGGCCGACGGGGTGGAGCGGGCCCGCTCCAAGATCGAGTACTCCTCGCTGGCCACTGCCTTCTGCCCGCCGGAGTTCACGGTCGGCGAGCTGCGCCGGGTGTACGAAGCGGTCTGGGGCGTCGTGCTCGACCCGAGGAACTTCCACCGCAAGGTGACGGGCACCCCCGGCTTCCTGGTGCCCTCCGGCGGCACGACCACCAGGCAGGGCGGACGTCCGGCGCAGCTCTTCCGGTCGGGCGCGGCCACCGTACTCAACCCGCCGATGCTCCGTCCCGAGGTCTGATCCCGCGGCGTCGGGCTCGTCCGCGCCGGTGCCGTACAAGCGTGCGTGCCTGAATCCGGGATCGGGACAGGGGTGCGGCAGCTGCCTCCGGACGCGCGCAGGCAGGGCCGGAACGCCGTGGATACCGCATTCCGCAAAAAGTCCTATATGTCGGGTTATCTTTCTGCGGTACCCACTGCCGTCGAGCGGTCTCACCTCGTGCGAGAGAAGCGATGCTCCAGGCCATCGGACTCACCAGCGCCCGCCACCGCGGACTACCGCCCGCCGTGGACGACCTCACGTTCGAGGCCGGCTCCGGCTGCGTCACCGCCCTCCTGGGCGCGCGGGGTTCCGGCAAGACCTCGGCCCTGCGGCTGATGCTCGAACTCGACCCGGGCCGGGGGATCACCTACTTCCGCGGCAGAGCCCTGCACCGCGTCGCACACCCTGCCCGTGAGGTGGGAGTGGTCCTCGGAGACGTGCCGGGCCACCCGGTCCGCACCGCCCGGGGGCAGCTCCGCATGCTGTGCGCCGCGGCGGGCGTCCCGGCGTCCAGGGCCGACGAACTGCTCGACACCGTCGGCCTGGCCGGGCTCGGTGACCAGCGCATCGCGTCGCTCTCCCCGGGCATGGACCGGAGGCTGGCCCTCGCCTCCGCGCTGCTCGGCGACCCGCACACGCTCATCCTCGACGAACCCACGGAGGGCCTCGACGCGCGGGAGGCCGACTGGCTGCACGGGCTGCTGCGGGCCCATGCCGCCAGGGGTGGCACAGTGCTCTACACCACCAGCGACGCCAAGGAGGCCGCGAGGTCGGCGGGGCAGGTGGCCGGGCATGTGGTGTCCATCGACGCCGGGCGGCTCGTCGCCGACCAGGATGTCGCGGAGTTCGCACGCACCCGGCTCCGTCCCCGCGTCGCGGTCCGTTCCCCGCACGCCGCCCGCCTTGCCGCGATCGTGAGCCGGGAGGCACGGGCGGCCCGGCGCTCCGTCGAGGTCATCACCGAGGCGAGCAGCAGCCGGCTCTCCGTCTACGGCAGCAGTTGCGCGGAGATCGGTGACACGGCGTTCCGGCACGGGCTTCCCGTTCACCAGCTCGCCGACGAGACCGGGGACACCGGCCCGGCCGCAGGCCACACGGCTCCGCCTCGCCCGGCCCACGGCACGACCGGGCGAGGCGGCACGGAGACCGCCCCCACCGCGCAACCCACTACCCCCACCGAGAAAGCCGCCGCCCCCACCGCGCACCCCGTCGCACACCTCGCGCACCCCGCAGCCCCCGCCGGGCCGGGCCTTCCGCCGCCGATCAAGCGGCGGCCCGCCCGTGGTCCGCTGCGCCCGGTGCGTTACGAACTGCGCCGTCTCTTCGGGGTCAGGACCACGACCCTGATCATGGCCGTCGCCCTGATCGCATCGGCCGGGATCTCCGTACTGCTCGCCCGCGACGGCCGTACGCCGCTGCCCAACGTGCTTGCCGCCTGGCCCTCCCTGCTCCCGCTGCCGCCCGCCGCGATCTGTGCGGGTCTGCTGGGGGCGCTGTCCTTCGGCGACGAGTTCCGCTATCCCGCGCTCGCCGCCGGACGCGGAACCGTGCCCCGCCGCCTCGGGCTGCTCCTCGCCAAGCTGGCGGTGTCCGCAGGTGTCGCCGTGCTGCTCGCCCTGCTCGTCGTACTGGCCTCCGCGGCATCTCTTCGCCTCGTGTACGGCGGCGACTTGCTCCGGATTCCGCCGAATGTGATGTCGCTCGCCGTGAGTTGGTCGGGCCTGACCATCGGCTGCGCCTGGGCCGGGCTGCTGGCCGCCGGGGTGTTCCGGGTGACCGCGGCAGGCGTGGCCGCGGTGCTCGCCGTTCCGGTGCTGATGGTTCCGCTCGTCCAGAGGATGCCGAAGGCGCCGACCGCGCGTTCGACGACCGGACTTCCGGGGCGGCTGCGGGAACTGGTCTGGCCGCAGTGGCCGCACGAGACGGACCGGTGGGTACTGGCCGCGATGCGGGTCGCGGCGCATCCGGTGGGAACCGCATTGGCCCTGTCGTTGTCAGTCCTCATCTGCGCGTATCTGTTCACCAGCGTTCGCGGCAGGGTGCGTTGGTGATCACGGGGTGGCGCCGGAACGCCAAAAGTCTCACAACTCCAGTTGAAATGCCCGTTTTGAGCCGATAAGGCGTCAATTGAGAAGCGGGTGCCGATCACCCTTTCGTGTGCTTTTCACCAAAGACCTCAAGGGGTGGCTGAGCCGCGCCGACAAAGGATGCGTGAGTACCCTTGCGCACACCATGATGACCGCCGCCCGCACTGCCGACTCCGGCCTCGCCGGCTCGGGCGAACTCGACCGATACCCCTACGCGGAGACGCCGGCCGGCGAGCGTGCCGCCATTCGTTCCTGGGGCGGTACCGACAATGAGCTGGGCAGGGTGGGCCGGCGGGGATCGGCCAGCCGTGGCCGAGGCCTCCACGGCCAACTTGTCCAGCAGCTGGGACAGATGATCGTTTCCGGGGACCTGGGCGCGGACCGCCCTCTGGTGCCGGAGGAGATCGGCCAGCGTTTCGAGGTCTCCCGCACCGTCGTGCGGGAGTCGCTGCGCGTGCTGGAGGCGAA contains:
- a CDS encoding ATP-binding cassette domain-containing protein, giving the protein MLQAIGLTSARHRGLPPAVDDLTFEAGSGCVTALLGARGSGKTSALRLMLELDPGRGITYFRGRALHRVAHPAREVGVVLGDVPGHPVRTARGQLRMLCAAAGVPASRADELLDTVGLAGLGDQRIASLSPGMDRRLALASALLGDPHTLILDEPTEGLDAREADWLHGLLRAHAARGGTVLYTTSDAKEAARSAGQVAGHVVSIDAGRLVADQDVAEFARTRLRPRVAVRSPHAARLAAIVSREARAARRSVEVITEASSSRLSVYGSSCAEIGDTAFRHGLPVHQLADETGDTGPAAGHTAPPRPAHGTTGRGGTETAPTAQPTTPTEKAAAPTAHPVAHLAHPAAPAGPGLPPPIKRRPARGPLRPVRYELRRLFGVRTTTLIMAVALIASAGISVLLARDGRTPLPNVLAAWPSLLPLPPAAICAGLLGALSFGDEFRYPALAAGRGTVPRRLGLLLAKLAVSAGVAVLLALLVVLASAASLRLVYGGDLLRIPPNVMSLAVSWSGLTIGCAWAGLLAAGVFRVTAAGVAAVLAVPVLMVPLVQRMPKAPTARSTTGLPGRLRELVWPQWPHETDRWVLAAMRVAAHPVGTALALSLSVLICAYLFTSVRGRVRW